The following are encoded together in the Parabacteroides chongii genome:
- a CDS encoding fimbrillin family protein, whose amino-acid sequence MKYISNRNIGWLAGFLLTACQSEVVTVPDNDNALQVLSVGLNQEAGTRSEVTTDGIKQINVYTTTDAHKEITTNTLATYTNDGNAWSCTAPPELTSASYNIFAYYPPTRGDGGEEVTVTNSSTGEHTIKVYIYAEDAFGSPKQDDYLYNYQTDNTGKYEQITASTASKAVSFSMNHALSKVSFQITKDASATETLTLTQIDIIGKTNSLQTGTGEMYLKTGGLVGLQSKDQISLTGSVALQNTLTSPSITALVAPMSKEEKVLSFRLTVMVDGVSRVFETGTVKDDASNWPGVKWLAGKHYVYKIKVSKMGGVINGVSVYDWQKDSDQNTQVGI is encoded by the coding sequence ATGAAATACATATCAAACAGAAATATCGGCTGGCTTGCCGGCTTTTTGCTGACAGCCTGCCAGTCGGAGGTCGTAACGGTGCCGGACAACGATAACGCGTTGCAGGTGCTTTCCGTCGGTCTGAATCAGGAAGCAGGTACACGGTCGGAGGTGACGACGGATGGAATCAAGCAAATAAATGTGTATACAACGACCGATGCTCATAAAGAGATAACGACTAATACACTGGCAACCTATACAAATGACGGGAATGCCTGGAGTTGTACTGCACCGCCGGAGCTGACGAGCGCGTCGTATAATATTTTCGCTTATTATCCTCCTACGCGAGGAGATGGCGGGGAGGAAGTTACGGTGACGAACAGTTCTACCGGCGAGCATACCATTAAGGTTTATATCTATGCCGAAGATGCATTCGGTAGCCCGAAACAGGATGACTATTTGTATAATTATCAAACAGATAATACGGGAAAATATGAACAAATCACGGCTTCTACGGCTTCCAAGGCGGTCAGTTTCTCGATGAATCATGCCTTGTCGAAAGTAAGTTTCCAGATTACGAAAGATGCATCGGCTACGGAAACGCTGACCTTGACGCAGATAGATATTATCGGGAAGACCAACAGTCTGCAAACCGGAACGGGCGAAATGTATCTGAAAACGGGAGGGCTGGTCGGCCTGCAGTCCAAAGATCAAATCAGCCTGACCGGTTCGGTCGCTTTGCAGAACACACTGACTTCTCCGAGTATTACCGCTTTGGTGGCTCCTATGAGTAAAGAGGAAAAGGTGCTTTCATTCCGTCTGACAGTAATGGTCGATGGGGTGTCGCGCGTCTTCGAGACAGGGACCGTCAAAGATGATGCATCTAACTGGCCCGGTGTGAAGTGGCTGGCGGGAAAGCATTACGTTTATAAGATCAAAGTCAGCAAAATGGGAGGTGTCATCAACGGTGTTTCCGTATATGACTGGCAAAAGGATTCGGACCAGAATACGCAAGTAGGTATTTAA
- a CDS encoding DUF4906 domain-containing protein: MNKIKIQTILYLLFGICFCSCEKDGLQESTKSSYILLSMPESIDVNTKGDISVPKLGDITISNVWIIQFNAQTSKCVKALYAPQSKITPSENENEKGVIVNLKTGESDNSDLTKFSNVESRFYVIANGGIKLLTETSSDANNMYILEGDELDQLTEIILKAKTIQVGTDIEKPFTTESLSLLTSGPVIYTPKEDGIIKVRTQMFRAFARIKLEISFAGEGQFNLLNSKIYNLPKQMAMYRAGGLSSVTYPEATVGNNTDVQKYNIAPGPFDLNISDLNTGTQITTKTFYMAENLRGVGKSTTQQGKNKKENGPASEAADPLIGCTYIELEGTYKYSTTHTDGVKVKYTFYLGGNFTNDYNIARDYSYELTFNIAGPNSADVRVQITDGNVAVFDEVHVVDNIEVNF; encoded by the coding sequence ATGAATAAGATAAAAATACAAACCATTCTATATTTGTTGTTTGGTATATGCTTCTGCAGTTGTGAAAAAGATGGATTGCAGGAAAGTACAAAATCGTCATATATCCTGCTGAGTATGCCGGAATCAATTGATGTAAACACCAAAGGAGATATTTCTGTTCCTAAGTTGGGTGATATAACGATCAGTAATGTTTGGATCATTCAATTTAATGCACAAACATCTAAGTGCGTCAAGGCTCTTTATGCTCCTCAGAGTAAGATAACGCCCTCAGAAAATGAGAATGAAAAAGGTGTGATTGTTAATTTAAAGACGGGAGAAAGTGATAATTCTGATTTAACAAAATTTTCAAACGTGGAGAGCCGCTTTTATGTGATAGCAAACGGAGGTATAAAATTATTAACTGAAACATCATCGGATGCTAATAATATGTATATACTCGAAGGAGATGAATTAGATCAGTTAACAGAAATTATATTAAAAGCAAAAACTATACAGGTCGGAACAGATATTGAAAAACCATTTACTACTGAATCATTATCATTACTGACTTCCGGTCCGGTAATCTATACGCCGAAAGAAGATGGAATAATAAAAGTCAGGACTCAAATGTTCCGGGCCTTTGCAAGAATTAAACTGGAAATTTCTTTTGCCGGCGAAGGTCAGTTTAACTTGTTAAACTCCAAAATTTATAATCTTCCTAAACAGATGGCGATGTATCGGGCCGGTGGCTTAAGCTCGGTAACTTATCCCGAAGCGACAGTAGGGAACAACACGGATGTTCAGAAATATAATATTGCCCCTGGCCCTTTTGATTTAAATATCAGTGATTTGAATACAGGGACACAAATAACGACTAAAACTTTTTATATGGCTGAAAACCTTCGTGGTGTAGGGAAGTCCACAACACAACAGGGAAAGAATAAGAAAGAGAATGGCCCTGCCAGTGAAGCTGCAGACCCTTTGATCGGATGTACTTATATAGAGTTGGAAGGAACCTATAAGTACAGTACCACGCACACCGACGGCGTAAAAGTAAAATATACTTTCTACCTGGGCGGTAACTTTACAAACGATTATAACATAGCACGTGACTATTCTTATGAGCTGACATTCAATATAGCCGGTCCTAACAGTGCCGATGTGCGGGTACAGATTACGGATGGGAATGTGGCTGTTTTTGATGAAGTGCACGTAGTAGATAATATTGAAGTAAATTTTTAA
- a CDS encoding fimbrillin family protein, whose protein sequence is MKQYSIQIAGIIGICFLMLTACSNESPADNTSEGKELVVSAEIIPSGESKAVGAATNGTDKVSFVKDDQILITRSGKSKAYKLSQNNQWLPETGGEDLTVDGTEQTYTASFPHDFTSILEKQNEAAAASGALSNYEKSNKLISKVTTASNYVPFKFSHAFSKITVIVAYKNKRKNVSAKLVGKNIRTSEAAATTDETIKMLRTSPTGETASVNHTFICILNPGTSRGFTLTVSGQEENGTAVADEIYTQKGKEFKAGFNYVYNFSSNDNLILTGVTVVDFDSAGDDYNAGNAT, encoded by the coding sequence ATGAAACAGTATTCAATACAAATAGCAGGTATCATCGGGATATGTTTCCTGATGCTGACAGCCTGTTCAAACGAATCTCCTGCCGATAACACATCGGAGGGAAAGGAGCTGGTCGTATCTGCAGAGATCATCCCTTCGGGTGAGAGTAAAGCCGTGGGAGCAGCTACCAATGGGACGGATAAAGTGTCCTTTGTGAAAGATGATCAGATTCTGATCACTCGGTCAGGAAAGAGTAAGGCATACAAATTGTCTCAGAATAATCAATGGCTCCCGGAAACTGGTGGGGAGGATTTGACTGTTGATGGAACGGAACAGACGTATACGGCTTCATTCCCTCACGATTTTACCAGTATTCTGGAAAAGCAGAATGAAGCAGCTGCCGCGAGTGGAGCTTTGAGCAATTATGAAAAAAGCAACAAGCTGATATCGAAAGTGACAACAGCGAGCAATTATGTACCTTTCAAATTCAGCCATGCTTTTTCAAAGATCACCGTCATTGTCGCCTATAAAAACAAACGAAAGAATGTGAGTGCGAAGTTGGTCGGTAAGAATATACGGACGAGTGAAGCTGCGGCAACAACTGATGAAACGATTAAGATGCTGCGAACCTCGCCTACAGGCGAAACAGCATCGGTAAATCATACATTTATTTGTATCCTCAATCCGGGTACCTCGCGCGGATTTACGCTTACGGTATCCGGACAGGAAGAAAATGGCACAGCTGTCGCGGATGAGATATATACCCAAAAAGGTAAGGAGTTCAAGGCCGGATTCAATTACGTCTATAACTTCTCCTCCAACGATAATCTGATCCTGACGGGTGTCACGGTGGTCGATTTTGACAGTGCCGGAGATGACTACAATGCCGGAAATGCGACCTGA
- a CDS encoding fimbrillin family protein, translating to MRKQDNIKSLFTALQRAAITGIVPIIGNSLVAAFLFTACSSDEWQADNDRVLLSPQIQVGESTTRSVISGTAANPDGNGNLINQVQLYITRDEDDHTVYPGLSESKGLATFTLGASNDWTSDPKVSLSSDMARIFAFYPPIAAGSVDANFIASTADEKHKIKVSIPADQTFDGTTAWGCSTTDYLYGSSSSTKGDAKPITANNGNGDATGPKPFSPEISMQHALSLLVFYLESKSGRDVDNTYDYVKEIRLSTTDVTHKFRISGSANDQCTMLINDGTLALTTSSLLKFKATTAATGGTTTTAQLCGKAGSPALVAYGLVAPLTAAPSDLTLTVVLDKKDETTDMKRELSLTFGTSGNAPKLWKKGNRYKYNLTLTDRDIAIKSTSITEWPDGWSGSSNDKGDGSLKPDGF from the coding sequence ATGAGAAAACAAGACAATATAAAAAGCCTTTTTACGGCATTACAAAGAGCCGCTATCACCGGTATCGTCCCTATCATCGGAAACAGCCTGGTCGCAGCATTTTTATTCACCGCCTGTTCGTCCGATGAATGGCAGGCTGACAACGACCGTGTACTTCTCTCTCCCCAAATACAGGTAGGAGAGAGCACCACCCGTTCGGTTATAAGCGGAACGGCAGCCAATCCGGATGGAAATGGGAATCTGATCAATCAGGTTCAATTGTATATAACCCGCGACGAAGACGATCATACGGTCTATCCGGGCTTAAGCGAAAGCAAGGGGCTGGCTACTTTTACATTGGGAGCTAGTAACGACTGGACGAGTGACCCAAAGGTCAGCCTTTCCAGTGATATGGCACGTATTTTTGCCTTTTATCCACCGATAGCAGCAGGCAGTGTAGATGCCAATTTTATAGCTTCCACCGCTGATGAAAAGCATAAAATAAAGGTCAGCATACCTGCCGACCAGACTTTCGACGGCACAACTGCCTGGGGATGCAGTACAACCGACTATCTGTACGGCTCGTCTTCTTCCACCAAAGGAGATGCCAAACCGATCACCGCCAACAATGGCAATGGGGATGCCACGGGTCCGAAACCCTTTTCCCCCGAAATATCCATGCAACATGCCTTGTCGCTCCTGGTCTTTTACCTGGAGAGCAAATCGGGACGTGATGTGGATAACACATACGATTATGTAAAGGAAATACGCCTGTCGACAACAGATGTTACTCATAAGTTCCGTATCTCCGGAAGCGCTAACGATCAATGTACCATGCTCATCAACGACGGTACACTGGCATTGACAACAAGCTCGTTATTGAAGTTCAAGGCAACGACTGCGGCTACCGGTGGAACCACCACCACCGCCCAGTTATGCGGCAAAGCAGGTTCTCCCGCATTAGTCGCCTACGGCTTGGTAGCTCCTTTGACGGCAGCTCCTTCCGACCTGACACTGACTGTTGTGCTGGATAAGAAAGATGAAACCACCGACATGAAGCGTGAATTATCCCTCACATTCGGTACTTCGGGTAACGCCCCGAAACTCTGGAAGAAAGGGAACCGCTATAAATACAACCTCACACTGACTGACCGCGACATCGCCATTAAAAGTACGTCGATCACCGAATGGCCGGATGGTTGGAGCGGAAGTAGTAACGATAAGGGTGACGGTTCGCTCAAACCCGATGGTTTCTAA
- a CDS encoding fimbrillin family protein has translation MLLLLSACQNEVIPEQTGDKIALSFNLYRGELTKAANATSLLPEGSKIRAYAYTKDAVTINSPVGYGDYVVDASGKATALKENEVDKGLTLYRGNYDIYLVSYNDKNYVPETADDNLLHVSNGNDFMYSTLKGITVQPTSGGKNMMSVDLPEPFTRLCSNIILKVKASSNQPVTVERLWVNSVKINKLSGDLPYQLGMTEWTVNEVLEYTGSETFETFTNNSKDIEVSPTISRVSDPIVVLPLKGIAPLEFDLDLDIRFLKTGTGSVTKSFHYYPSVYKSFLPGMTYEFEFTLTFFGDLEPTDLSLAILEYTTVKFSTDNVGQ, from the coding sequence ATGCTTCTGCTGCTGTCAGCTTGTCAGAACGAAGTGATCCCGGAGCAGACCGGCGATAAGATCGCTTTGTCGTTTAACCTCTATCGGGGGGAACTGACCAAAGCGGCAAACGCTACTTCTTTATTACCCGAAGGCAGTAAGATCCGGGCGTATGCCTATACAAAAGACGCAGTGACAATCAACTCTCCTGTCGGTTACGGCGATTATGTAGTAGATGCCAGCGGTAAAGCCACCGCATTAAAGGAGAACGAGGTAGATAAAGGACTTACGCTCTACCGCGGAAATTACGATATTTACCTGGTATCATACAATGACAAAAACTACGTACCTGAAACCGCAGACGATAATCTGCTCCATGTCTCCAACGGGAACGATTTTATGTACTCTACCCTCAAAGGCATTACGGTCCAGCCAACCTCAGGCGGTAAAAATATGATGTCAGTCGACCTGCCGGAACCGTTTACACGGCTTTGCTCAAACATTATTTTGAAGGTAAAAGCAAGCTCCAATCAACCGGTAACCGTGGAAAGGCTTTGGGTGAACAGTGTTAAAATCAATAAGCTTTCCGGAGATTTACCCTATCAATTAGGGATGACGGAGTGGACAGTAAACGAGGTTTTGGAGTATACCGGTTCTGAGACTTTTGAGACGTTTACTAATAACAGTAAAGACATAGAAGTGTCACCGACGATTTCCCGTGTAAGTGACCCTATCGTTGTTTTACCCTTGAAAGGAATTGCCCCGTTAGAGTTCGATCTTGATTTGGATATTCGGTTTTTGAAAACAGGGACTGGTAGTGTAACAAAAAGTTTTCATTATTATCCTTCCGTGTACAAATCGTTTCTTCCGGGGATGACTTATGAATTTGAATTTACCCTGACATTCTTTGGAGATCTGGAACCAACGGATCTTTCACTAGCTATTTTGGAATATACGACGGTTAAATTCTCAACTGACAATGTCGGTCAATAA
- a CDS encoding fimbrillin family protein, producing the protein MKTVNLQIRTVRLAGLFCLLLAWTACSDETTIDPPAEDTPIMIRAEICTSDADTRADGGETTETVADDPANVYDRSSFIANDKIRVTRTNPSDSKDYLLGADGKWAVVGTAPLTLRIGANYEAAFPHDYKSIQKDQSTQANYLASNLLKSPAATSSSGELNFTGNNAFLHQNTKITLVFTGKAGADADGAALTGTFSDFTITGTGLYTGGTSPEHMSFYRPKTNVATWHGIVYPKKGTGTTGTDISLALTYDNVKYSATIKCPMVAGKHYQYDLKIENDILVPDGMKIENWQSGDSYTGGFDTAPNT; encoded by the coding sequence ATGAAAACAGTAAACTTACAAATCCGGACAGTCCGGCTGGCAGGTCTTTTCTGCCTGCTCCTGGCGTGGACTGCCTGTTCGGATGAGACGACGATCGACCCTCCCGCAGAGGATACCCCTATCATGATAAGGGCGGAGATCTGCACATCCGATGCCGATACCCGGGCAGACGGGGGAGAGACGACGGAGACGGTAGCCGATGATCCGGCAAATGTCTACGATCGCAGTAGCTTTATAGCGAATGACAAGATCCGTGTGACGCGTACCAACCCCAGTGACTCCAAGGATTATCTGTTGGGAGCAGATGGAAAATGGGCTGTCGTCGGTACTGCACCGCTCACCTTGCGTATCGGGGCAAACTATGAAGCAGCTTTCCCCCATGATTACAAAAGCATTCAAAAGGATCAATCAACGCAGGCGAATTATCTGGCAAGCAACCTGCTGAAATCACCGGCTGCAACATCTTCTTCCGGTGAATTGAACTTTACGGGAAACAATGCTTTCCTCCATCAGAATACGAAAATCACCCTGGTCTTTACCGGTAAGGCAGGAGCTGACGCAGATGGTGCTGCATTGACCGGCACTTTTTCTGATTTCACGATAACCGGCACCGGCTTATATACAGGAGGTACATCTCCCGAACATATGTCTTTCTATCGTCCGAAGACCAATGTTGCTACCTGGCACGGTATCGTCTATCCCAAAAAAGGAACCGGTACAACCGGTACAGATATCTCGCTGGCACTGACCTATGACAATGTGAAGTATTCAGCGACGATCAAATGCCCTATGGTAGCCGGCAAACATTATCAGTACGATCTGAAGATTGAGAATGACATACTTGTACCTGACGGCATGAAGATAGAAAACTGGCAAAGCGGCGATTCATATACGGGCGGGTTTGATACGGCTCCAAACACTTAA